Proteins co-encoded in one Opitutus terrae PB90-1 genomic window:
- the rlmN gene encoding 23S rRNA (adenine(2503)-C(2))-methyltransferase RlmN: MKFTPAKPPLTGETLESLTARLRERGEPAFRASQILDWVYKKRARSWDGMTNLPKPLRTWLDDTFDLMPATLVLNKQSADVTDKLLLELRDGSLIETVIIRAPQEGVGQDHSRKTICISTQVGCAMGCVFCASGLAGLKRDLSAGEIVAQLLQVCYREDALTPRAHMELASFDNIVVMGMGEPLANYDALIRALTILNADWGLGFGARRITVSTSGLVPKILQLADEPLGFRLAISLHGATDEVREKIMPVNKAFPLAKLLPAVKAFSEKHGRMITLEFILIDGVNDSLEQAEKLRDIALDLHAHVNLIPYNTVEGLAWKRPSITRQERFADVLRARRVSVTLRREKGHDIDAACGQLRLKTEKERQVLAAAKT; the protein is encoded by the coding sequence ATGAAATTCACGCCTGCCAAGCCGCCGCTTACCGGTGAGACGCTCGAGTCGCTCACCGCGCGGCTGCGCGAACGCGGCGAACCGGCCTTCCGCGCCAGCCAGATCCTCGACTGGGTCTACAAAAAGCGTGCCCGTTCCTGGGACGGGATGACCAACCTTCCCAAGCCGCTGCGGACGTGGCTGGACGACACGTTCGACCTCATGCCGGCCACGCTGGTGCTCAACAAGCAGTCCGCCGACGTCACCGACAAGCTCCTCCTCGAACTGCGCGACGGCTCGCTGATCGAGACGGTGATCATTCGTGCGCCGCAGGAAGGCGTCGGTCAGGACCACTCACGCAAGACGATCTGCATTTCCACCCAGGTCGGCTGCGCCATGGGCTGCGTCTTCTGCGCCAGCGGACTCGCCGGACTCAAACGCGATCTCTCTGCCGGCGAGATCGTCGCGCAGTTGCTGCAAGTCTGCTATCGCGAGGACGCGCTGACCCCGCGCGCCCACATGGAACTGGCGTCGTTCGACAACATCGTGGTGATGGGCATGGGCGAACCGCTCGCCAACTACGACGCGCTCATCCGTGCGCTCACCATCCTCAACGCCGACTGGGGCCTCGGGTTTGGCGCCCGCCGGATCACGGTTTCCACCAGCGGGCTCGTGCCGAAAATCCTCCAGCTCGCCGACGAGCCGCTCGGCTTCCGGCTCGCGATTTCGCTGCATGGCGCGACCGACGAGGTCCGCGAGAAAATCATGCCGGTCAACAAGGCCTTCCCCCTCGCGAAGCTGCTGCCGGCCGTGAAGGCATTTTCGGAAAAACACGGAAGGATGATCACGCTCGAGTTCATCCTGATCGACGGCGTGAACGATTCGCTCGAGCAGGCGGAAAAGCTGCGCGACATCGCGCTCGACCTCCACGCGCACGTAAACCTCATTCCCTACAACACCGTCGAGGGCCTCGCCTGGAAACGGCCGTCGATCACGCGTCAGGAGCGTTTTGCCGACGTGCTGCGCGCTCGCCGCGTGTCGGTGACGCTACGTCGCGAAAAGGGCCACGACATCGACGCCGCGTGCGGCCAGCTCCGGCTTAAGACAGAGAAGGAGCGCCAGGTTTTGGCTGCCGCCAAGACCTAG
- the leuA gene encoding 2-isopropylmalate synthase: MQSAPVTKYRPFPPVDLPNRQWPNRTITRAPIWCSVDLRDGNQALAQPMSVEEKLEYFEMLVKIGFKEIEVGFPSASQIEFDFCRRLIEENRIPADVWIQILCQCREDLITRSLEALHGAKRVIFHLYNSTSPAQRRYVFNAERPAIRDIATHAVSFLKSRMAPLVAQGTHIRLEYSPESFTSTELDFALEVCEAVTDIWQPTTAEKIILNLPATVEYATPNVHADQIEWMCTHLTRRDRTIISLHTHNDRGTGVAATELGMLAGADRVEGTLFGNGERTGNLDIVTVALNLYTHGIHPDLDFSDINDIREVYERCTRLEVPARQPYAGELVFTAFSGSHQDAIKKSWDTRKSTEPWDVLYIPIDPADVGRSYKAIIRINSQSGKGGVAYVLEHEFGYQLPKLMHKEIGRLINDLADATGRELTAPEIHDAFQQEYLQRTAPVVLETFKTTERNSTVKCDAKISIDGQARKLTAEGNGPIDAFVRALAETALPKFEVLSYAEHSLGKGAEARAVSYIQVKTERGHTLFGAGVDTNIELASIKAIVSALNRTLAKR; this comes from the coding sequence ATGCAGTCAGCTCCTGTTACCAAATACCGTCCGTTCCCTCCGGTCGATTTGCCGAACCGGCAATGGCCCAATCGCACGATCACCCGCGCCCCGATCTGGTGCAGCGTCGATCTCCGCGACGGCAACCAGGCGCTCGCCCAACCGATGAGCGTCGAGGAGAAGCTCGAGTATTTCGAAATGCTGGTGAAAATCGGCTTCAAGGAAATCGAGGTCGGTTTCCCCTCCGCGTCGCAAATCGAGTTCGATTTCTGCCGTCGGCTGATCGAGGAGAACCGGATCCCCGCCGACGTTTGGATCCAGATCCTCTGCCAGTGCCGCGAGGACCTGATCACGCGCTCGCTCGAAGCACTGCATGGCGCCAAGCGGGTGATCTTCCATCTCTATAACTCCACCTCGCCCGCCCAACGCCGCTACGTCTTCAACGCCGAGCGGCCCGCCATCCGGGACATCGCCACGCACGCCGTGTCGTTCCTCAAGTCCCGCATGGCCCCGCTCGTCGCCCAGGGGACCCACATCCGGCTGGAGTACTCACCCGAAAGCTTCACCAGCACCGAGCTCGATTTCGCGCTCGAGGTCTGCGAAGCGGTCACCGACATCTGGCAGCCCACCACGGCGGAGAAGATCATCCTCAACCTGCCCGCGACCGTCGAATACGCCACGCCCAACGTCCACGCCGACCAGATCGAGTGGATGTGCACGCACCTGACGCGCCGCGATCGCACGATCATCTCGCTCCACACGCACAACGACCGTGGCACGGGCGTGGCCGCCACCGAGCTCGGCATGCTGGCCGGCGCCGACCGCGTCGAAGGCACGCTCTTCGGCAATGGCGAGCGGACCGGCAACCTGGATATCGTCACGGTCGCACTGAACCTCTACACGCACGGCATCCACCCGGACCTGGACTTTTCGGACATCAACGACATCCGCGAGGTCTACGAGCGCTGCACGCGGCTCGAGGTGCCGGCCCGGCAACCGTATGCCGGCGAACTCGTCTTCACGGCGTTCAGCGGCTCGCATCAGGACGCGATCAAGAAATCCTGGGACACCCGTAAGTCCACCGAGCCGTGGGATGTGCTCTACATTCCGATCGATCCCGCCGACGTCGGTCGCAGCTACAAGGCGATCATCCGGATCAACAGCCAGTCGGGCAAGGGCGGCGTCGCCTACGTGCTTGAGCACGAGTTCGGCTACCAGTTGCCGAAGCTCATGCACAAGGAGATCGGCCGGCTCATCAACGATCTGGCGGACGCGACCGGCCGCGAGCTCACCGCGCCGGAGATCCACGATGCCTTTCAGCAGGAATACCTGCAGCGCACCGCGCCCGTCGTCCTCGAGACCTTCAAGACCACTGAGCGCAACAGCACGGTGAAGTGCGACGCGAAGATCAGCATCGACGGCCAGGCCCGGAAGCTCACCGCCGAAGGTAACGGTCCGATCGATGCCTTTGTGCGTGCGCTCGCGGAAACCGCGCTGCCGAAGTTCGAGGTGTTGAGCTACGCCGAGCACTCGCTCGGCAAGGGCGCGGAAGCGCGCGCGGTCTCCTATATCCAGGTCAAGACCGAGCGCGGCCACACGCTCTTCGGCGCGGGCGTCGACACCAACATCGAGCTCGCCTCGATCAAGGCGATCGTCAGCGCGCTCAATCGCACTCTGGCGAAGCGGTAA
- a CDS encoding low affinity iron permease family protein, with the protein MKTPSFSVWFTSFAKITARATGRPSAFVLAFAVILAWAVTGPLFHYSDTWQLVINTGTTIVTFLMVFLIQNTQNRDTQAIQVKLDELIRAMEGAHNALLNLEDLTDEELEQIRADYAKLATQARKDLRHGRSDTAVRRVQHAR; encoded by the coding sequence ATGAAAACGCCTTCGTTCTCCGTCTGGTTCACGAGCTTCGCCAAAATTACCGCCCGCGCCACCGGTCGACCTTCGGCCTTCGTGCTCGCGTTCGCCGTCATCCTCGCCTGGGCCGTCACCGGTCCGCTGTTCCACTACAGCGACACGTGGCAGCTCGTGATCAACACCGGCACGACGATCGTCACCTTCCTCATGGTGTTCCTGATCCAGAACACCCAAAACCGCGACACCCAGGCGATCCAAGTAAAGCTGGACGAACTGATCCGGGCCATGGAGGGGGCGCACAACGCGCTGCTCAATCTCGAGGATTTGACCGACGAGGAGCTCGAGCAAATCCGCGCCGATTACGCCAAGCTCGCCACCCAGGCCCGCAAGGACCTGCGCCACGGCCGCTCGGATACGGCGGTCCGCCGTGTGCAGCACGCCCGCTGA
- the metF gene encoding methylenetetrahydrofolate reductase [NAD(P)H]: MLPDRPIAELFATRRPVRSLEFYPPKDAAGVEALRATAHALRRMLPDFVSVTYGAGGSTQERTAQVSSILRKDCGFTVMPHLTCVGHSQLELAALADGFHDHGFRNIMALRGDPPKGSAQFTPQPDGLRYAADLVTLLKSRHTDFCLGVAGYPEKHPEAASLDVDLTNLKRKVDAGADFITTQLFFDNTVYYRFVEKCRAVGITVPIVPGIMPVLSLHQIQRFTAMCGATLPKQLITRLEVAAENTDVVETIGIDWALTQIRGLLANGAPGYHLYVLNRAKAALALTAGLAA, translated from the coding sequence ATGTTGCCCGACCGGCCCATCGCCGAACTCTTCGCCACGCGCCGCCCGGTGCGCTCGCTGGAGTTTTATCCGCCCAAGGACGCGGCCGGCGTTGAGGCGCTGCGCGCCACCGCGCATGCGCTGCGGCGGATGCTGCCCGATTTTGTCTCGGTGACCTATGGCGCCGGCGGCAGCACCCAGGAGCGGACCGCGCAGGTGAGCTCAATCCTGCGCAAGGATTGCGGCTTCACCGTCATGCCGCACCTCACGTGCGTCGGACACTCGCAGCTGGAACTCGCCGCGCTTGCCGACGGTTTCCACGACCACGGTTTCCGGAACATCATGGCCTTGCGTGGCGACCCGCCCAAAGGCTCGGCGCAATTCACACCGCAGCCAGACGGACTCCGCTATGCCGCCGATCTGGTCACGCTGCTGAAATCGCGGCACACTGATTTTTGTCTCGGTGTCGCCGGCTATCCGGAAAAACATCCCGAAGCCGCTTCGCTCGACGTGGATCTCACCAACCTGAAACGCAAGGTCGATGCCGGGGCCGATTTCATCACCACGCAGCTCTTCTTTGACAACACGGTCTACTACCGCTTCGTCGAAAAATGTCGCGCCGTGGGGATCACAGTTCCGATCGTGCCCGGGATCATGCCCGTACTCTCCCTGCACCAGATCCAACGGTTCACGGCGATGTGCGGTGCCACGCTGCCGAAACAGCTCATCACCCGGCTCGAAGTCGCGGCGGAGAACACCGATGTGGTCGAGACGATCGGCATCGACTGGGCGTTGACACAGATCCGCGGTCTGCTCGCGAACGGTGCGCCGGGTTATCACCTCTACGTGCTGAACCGCGCGAAAGCCGCGCTCGCCCTCACCGCCGGGCTCGCCGCATAG
- a CDS encoding Gldg family protein encodes MKLGRKALTIALLFVGLVLVNYLASSIPARLDLTAESVYSLSPGTKAMLGKIEEPVTLELYFTKNASGLPIAYKNYATRVQEMLRQYVRASGGKLRLDVINPRPDTPEEERATAAGLTPQVAQTGGEQFFFGLVVIQADQQKTIPAFTPQREQFLEYDLSKLIYSVQQFDKPKLGLLTSLPLLGTSPQEMQMMMMMRRQPQPGQFIAEEWRESFELVTVEPTATELPGNLDALAVIHPQNLSSKLQFAIDQFLLGGKPVFLCLDPSSQYFKRQSNPQQMMMGGGAANVSSDLPTLLGGWGLTYNAQKVVGDPVNATQVQTQGGGLARYPIWLSLRQENFSATSMATAQLKSMLFIEPGSVALKEGAGVTFTPLVETSTQAGELDGMMLQFAQPDDLARQLTPSGKKTIAALVTGKFKSAFPNGAPKDEPKPDDKKDAAAKSDVAGVADPGPGSTSPATTLKESKGTSTLLVVTDTDWLFDDYSVRKFNFFGQTAAEPFNDNLAFGANAVDFLAGSQDLVSIRGKGSSIRPFTVVRQMEVEANKKYQEKLTSLEAQLSSVQTKLSELQGKKTEGNRLVASPEVTKAIEDFQKQSAALRGERRQIRRALREDIDALENRLLVLNLVASPLLVVAFGLWFYRARRK; translated from the coding sequence ATGAAACTCGGCCGCAAAGCCCTCACGATCGCCCTGCTTTTTGTCGGGCTCGTGCTCGTCAACTATCTCGCGTCGTCGATTCCCGCACGGCTCGATCTCACCGCCGAATCGGTCTACTCGCTCTCGCCCGGCACCAAGGCGATGCTCGGCAAGATCGAGGAGCCGGTCACGCTCGAGCTCTACTTCACGAAGAACGCGTCCGGCCTCCCGATCGCCTACAAAAACTACGCCACGCGCGTGCAGGAGATGCTCCGGCAATACGTGCGCGCCAGCGGCGGCAAGCTCCGGCTCGATGTCATCAACCCGCGGCCGGATACGCCCGAGGAGGAGCGCGCGACCGCCGCCGGACTCACGCCGCAGGTCGCGCAGACCGGAGGCGAACAGTTCTTCTTCGGACTCGTGGTGATCCAGGCGGATCAGCAGAAGACGATCCCGGCGTTCACGCCGCAGCGCGAACAGTTCCTCGAATACGATCTCTCCAAGCTGATCTACAGCGTGCAGCAGTTCGACAAGCCCAAGCTTGGCCTGCTCACCAGCCTGCCGCTGCTCGGCACCAGCCCGCAGGAGATGCAAATGATGATGATGATGCGCCGGCAGCCGCAGCCCGGCCAGTTCATCGCGGAGGAATGGCGCGAATCGTTCGAACTCGTCACCGTCGAGCCGACCGCGACCGAACTGCCCGGCAACCTCGACGCGCTCGCCGTCATTCACCCGCAGAATCTCTCGTCCAAGCTGCAGTTCGCGATCGACCAGTTCCTACTCGGCGGCAAGCCGGTGTTCCTCTGCCTTGATCCGTCCTCACAGTATTTCAAGCGCCAGAGCAATCCGCAGCAGATGATGATGGGCGGCGGCGCGGCCAACGTATCCAGCGATCTGCCCACCCTGCTCGGCGGCTGGGGACTCACCTACAACGCACAGAAAGTCGTCGGCGATCCCGTCAATGCCACGCAGGTTCAGACTCAGGGCGGCGGGCTCGCGCGTTACCCGATCTGGCTGAGCCTGCGGCAGGAAAACTTCAGCGCCACCTCGATGGCCACCGCGCAGCTCAAGTCGATGCTCTTCATCGAGCCCGGCAGCGTCGCATTGAAGGAAGGCGCCGGCGTGACGTTCACGCCGTTGGTGGAGACGTCCACGCAGGCCGGCGAGCTCGACGGAATGATGCTCCAGTTTGCGCAGCCCGACGATCTCGCCCGTCAGCTCACGCCCAGCGGCAAAAAGACCATCGCCGCGCTCGTCACTGGCAAGTTCAAGAGTGCGTTCCCCAACGGCGCGCCGAAGGACGAGCCCAAGCCGGACGACAAAAAGGACGCCGCCGCAAAATCTGATGTAGCCGGGGTCGCTGACCCCGGCCCGGGCTCAACGAGCCCGGCTACAACCCTGAAAGAGTCCAAAGGCACGTCGACGCTGCTCGTCGTCACCGATACCGACTGGCTGTTCGACGACTACAGCGTCCGCAAATTCAACTTCTTCGGCCAGACCGCCGCGGAACCATTCAACGACAATCTCGCGTTCGGCGCGAACGCTGTCGACTTCCTCGCCGGCTCGCAGGATCTCGTCTCGATTCGCGGCAAGGGTTCGTCAATCCGGCCGTTCACCGTCGTGCGACAGATGGAAGTCGAGGCAAACAAGAAGTACCAGGAAAAGCTCACCTCGCTCGAGGCGCAGTTGTCCTCAGTGCAAACCAAGCTCAGCGAACTGCAGGGCAAGAAGACCGAAGGCAATCGTCTCGTCGCCTCGCCCGAGGTCACGAAGGCAATCGAGGATTTCCAAAAGCAGTCCGCTGCGCTGCGCGGCGAGCGCCGGCAGATCCGGCGCGCCCTGCGCGAGGATATCGATGCGCTCGAAAACCGGCTGCTTGTGCTCAATCTCGTCGCATCCCCGCTGCTGGTGGTCGCCTTCGGCCTCTGGTTCTACCGCGCCCGCCGGAAATAA
- a CDS encoding ABC transporter permease: MRQITPVFKREFLGYFRSPVAYVVLVAFLVLSVSLAFSRFGGFFKAGTAGLESYFVFFPWLFLFVVPAVGMRLWAEERRSGNVELLFTLPITTLEAVVGKFLAGWAFLTVAVLLSFPMAITVAYLGDPDWGVMISTYLGTILMAGGYLAVCALMSSLTKNQVIAFVLGLIVCAVLLFLGYSGFTEVLQSVFPVALADAFANFSFITHFDAFTKGIVDPRDLMFFVSLIGFTLFLNVVALER; encoded by the coding sequence ATGCGCCAGATTACTCCCGTCTTCAAACGCGAATTCCTCGGCTATTTCCGCTCGCCCGTCGCCTACGTGGTGCTGGTGGCGTTCCTCGTTCTCTCCGTCTCGCTCGCCTTCTCGCGGTTCGGCGGATTTTTCAAGGCCGGCACCGCCGGACTCGAGAGTTACTTCGTCTTTTTCCCGTGGCTGTTCCTGTTTGTTGTGCCCGCCGTCGGCATGCGGCTCTGGGCCGAGGAGCGTCGTTCGGGCAACGTGGAGCTGCTGTTCACGCTGCCGATTACCACGCTCGAAGCGGTGGTGGGAAAGTTTCTTGCCGGCTGGGCATTCCTCACCGTCGCGGTGCTGCTGAGTTTCCCAATGGCGATCACCGTCGCGTATCTCGGCGACCCCGACTGGGGCGTGATGATCAGCACCTATCTCGGCACGATCCTGATGGCCGGCGGTTACCTCGCCGTGTGCGCGCTGATGTCCTCCCTGACCAAGAATCAGGTGATCGCGTTCGTGCTCGGGCTGATCGTCTGCGCCGTGCTGCTGTTCCTGGGCTACAGTGGCTTCACCGAGGTGCTCCAGAGCGTGTTCCCGGTCGCGCTCGCCGATGCGTTCGCGAACTTCAGTTTCATCACCCATTTCGACGCCTTCACCAAGGGCATCGTTGATCCGCGTGACCTGATGTTCTTCGTCTCGTTGATCGGCTTCACCCTCTTCCTCAACGTGGTCGCACTCGAGCGCTAG
- a CDS encoding SMP-30/gluconolactonase/LRE family protein: protein MKYLLPLIGLSLPLLSSVATAADGAKEFVERFDPAFDKLVANDAKVERLAEGFRWSEGPVWYHGAVLFSDVPENVVYRWAEGMTKAEVLLKPSGLLQPNPAFREPGSNGLAVDREGRLLLCQHGERRVARYENGRFTTLADRYDGKRLNTPNDLAVRRSGEVYFTDPPYGFKEVDDSPLKELAWHGVYRVAKDGTVTLLTKTIAYPNGIAFSPDEKTLYVGSTEDRNPHIQAFDVQPDGTLANERLFFDGRPHSTPETPGSCDGMKVDRDGNVWTSGPGGILVITPAGKLIGRINTGVPTANCAWGDDGGTLYITANNRLLRVKTSTRGAGW, encoded by the coding sequence ATGAAATACCTGCTGCCGCTGATCGGCTTAAGCCTGCCGCTGTTGAGCTCCGTTGCCACCGCTGCCGACGGCGCCAAGGAGTTCGTCGAGCGCTTTGATCCGGCTTTCGACAAGCTGGTCGCCAATGACGCCAAAGTAGAACGGCTCGCGGAAGGCTTCCGCTGGTCGGAGGGACCGGTATGGTATCACGGCGCGGTCCTGTTTTCCGACGTGCCCGAGAACGTGGTGTATCGCTGGGCAGAGGGGATGACGAAGGCGGAAGTGTTGCTGAAGCCGAGTGGACTGCTGCAGCCGAATCCGGCGTTTCGCGAGCCGGGCAGCAACGGGCTGGCCGTCGATCGCGAAGGCCGGCTCCTGCTTTGCCAGCACGGCGAGCGGCGCGTGGCGCGCTACGAAAACGGTCGGTTCACGACACTCGCCGATCGCTACGATGGCAAACGGCTGAACACGCCGAACGACCTCGCCGTACGGAGAAGCGGCGAGGTCTATTTCACGGACCCGCCGTATGGCTTCAAGGAGGTGGACGATTCGCCGCTGAAGGAGCTGGCGTGGCACGGCGTCTATCGCGTGGCGAAGGACGGCACGGTCACGCTGCTGACGAAGACGATCGCGTATCCCAACGGCATCGCGTTCTCGCCGGACGAGAAGACGCTCTACGTGGGCTCGACGGAAGACCGCAATCCGCACATCCAGGCGTTTGACGTGCAGCCGGACGGCACGCTCGCGAATGAGCGATTGTTCTTCGACGGCCGGCCGCACAGCACGCCGGAGACGCCGGGCTCGTGCGACGGCATGAAGGTGGATCGCGATGGGAACGTTTGGACCTCTGGTCCCGGCGGCATTCTGGTAATCACGCCAGCGGGCAAATTGATCGGCCGGATCAACACCGGCGTGCCGACGGCAAACTGCGCGTGGGGCGACGATGGCGGCACGCTCTACATCACGGCGAACAACCGATTGCTGCGGGTGAAAACCAGCACGCGTGGCGCGGGCTGGTAA
- a CDS encoding translation initiation factor, with amino-acid sequence MRRSGREELTMAAKDKVPTDGGGALGQNPFAALSSAGLAPANPARLVAGAAGPGPGSASPAATKSAEPAKNRGRVDIKRETGGRGGKTVTVVSGFVGIGLPEKEQLAKKMRAACGCGGTVKDGQIEIQGDQRETVARILSEAGFRPVFAGG; translated from the coding sequence ATGCGGCGGTCGGGCCGCGAGGAGCTGACCATGGCGGCCAAGGACAAAGTTCCAACCGATGGCGGCGGCGCGCTCGGCCAAAATCCGTTCGCCGCGCTCAGCAGCGCTGGATTAGCGCCAGCGAATCCAGCCCGGCTTGTAGCCGGGGCCGCTGGCCCCGGACCGGGCTCAGCGAGCCCGGCTGCAACAAAATCGGCTGAGCCGGCAAAAAACCGCGGGCGCGTCGACATCAAGCGCGAGACCGGTGGGCGGGGCGGAAAGACGGTGACCGTCGTCAGCGGATTTGTAGGCATCGGCCTGCCCGAGAAAGAGCAACTCGCGAAAAAGATGCGCGCGGCATGCGGCTGCGGGGGAACGGTGAAAGATGGCCAGATCGAAATCCAAGGCGATCAGCGCGAGACCGTGGCGCGGATCCTGAGCGAGGCCGGTTTCCGGCCCGTGTTTGCGGGCGGATAG
- a CDS encoding ABC transporter ATP-binding protein, whose translation MIEVKGLVKTYGTKRAVNGVSFSVRRGDILGFLGPNGAGKSTTMKLITGFLRPNAGTAMVDGIDVTLDPVAVKSKLGYLPESAPAYPEMTVEEFLGFIAEVRGFRAKDARQAAVERVIALTHLVSVRKQTIETLSKGYKQRVGFAQALLHDPPVLVLDEPTDGLDPNQKNEVRALIKKMAAEKAVILSTHILEEVDAICNRVIIISEGRIVVDETPAQLRARQPGARLDEIFRTLTSVDA comes from the coding sequence ATGATTGAAGTCAAAGGCCTGGTCAAAACCTACGGCACCAAGCGCGCGGTCAATGGCGTGAGTTTCTCCGTTCGCCGCGGCGATATTCTCGGTTTTCTCGGGCCCAATGGCGCCGGCAAATCGACCACGATGAAGCTGATCACCGGCTTCCTGCGGCCCAATGCCGGCACCGCCATGGTCGATGGCATCGACGTCACCCTCGATCCCGTCGCGGTGAAATCGAAGCTCGGCTACCTGCCCGAAAGCGCGCCGGCTTATCCGGAAATGACCGTCGAGGAGTTCCTCGGCTTCATCGCGGAGGTGCGCGGATTTCGAGCGAAGGACGCGCGGCAAGCTGCCGTCGAGCGCGTGATCGCCCTCACCCACCTCGTCAGCGTCCGGAAGCAGACGATTGAAACGCTCTCGAAAGGCTACAAGCAACGCGTCGGCTTCGCGCAGGCCCTGCTGCACGATCCGCCGGTGCTGGTCCTCGACGAACCCACCGATGGTCTCGATCCGAATCAGAAGAACGAGGTCCGCGCGCTGATCAAAAAAATGGCTGCCGAAAAGGCCGTCATCCTCTCGACCCACATTCTCGAGGAGGTCGACGCCATCTGCAATCGGGTGATCATCATCTCGGAGGGCAGGATCGTCGTCGACGAAACGCCGGCGCAGCTTCGGGCCCGCCAGCCGGGCGCGCGGCTCGACGAGATCTTCCGCACCCTCACCAGCGTCGACGCCTGA
- a CDS encoding DUF4340 domain-containing protein, producing the protein MKLRTLSIVVLVLAALAVLAYVLQRPAAPAAADARVGQPLVGSGAIEKMATLKLSDQGKSVSLVHQPDNSWKVASYYDLPADFSKLSRFISDLTEAKVQRLVTSKPERIARLEFKDTKLELLDAANKPLVSLTLGKNADTGGRYVRYDDETKAYLANLNAWLDAESKNWANSQLIEVKPEDLAKVELTFPDGATVVASRAKKEDAWKAEAAPEGQQLKADRISSLLSSLSNLRFSDTAEPNDPRAQEAKAHQRTVKLTTFDQKTVTIALGRKPEEKKLKPPAPGADGKSGPAALGSVSDLAKKEPATDSAKSDEEKSPTEPKPLAPEYETVPAGPVFVSVSNSDSTAPVNALMAKRAFQISDYVFTGLPQKREDLFEPVPPPAATTAPAAATPDAAKPPAPSSLPEPTKK; encoded by the coding sequence ATGAAACTCCGCACTTTGTCCATCGTAGTCCTCGTTCTCGCAGCGCTCGCCGTGCTCGCGTACGTGCTCCAGCGGCCCGCCGCGCCCGCCGCCGCCGACGCGCGCGTCGGCCAGCCCCTCGTCGGCTCCGGTGCGATCGAGAAGATGGCGACGCTGAAGCTCTCCGATCAGGGCAAATCCGTCAGTCTCGTCCACCAGCCCGATAATTCCTGGAAGGTCGCAAGCTACTACGATCTCCCCGCCGACTTCTCCAAGCTTTCGCGCTTCATCAGCGATCTCACCGAAGCCAAGGTGCAGCGGCTGGTCACGAGCAAACCGGAGCGGATCGCGCGGCTCGAGTTCAAGGACACGAAGCTCGAACTCCTCGACGCGGCGAACAAACCGCTCGTCTCCCTCACGCTCGGCAAAAACGCCGACACCGGCGGCCGGTATGTGCGGTATGACGACGAGACCAAGGCTTATCTCGCCAACCTGAATGCCTGGCTCGATGCCGAATCGAAGAACTGGGCGAACTCGCAGTTGATCGAGGTGAAACCAGAGGATTTGGCCAAGGTGGAGCTCACCTTTCCGGACGGCGCGACCGTCGTCGCGTCGCGCGCGAAGAAGGAGGACGCTTGGAAAGCCGAAGCCGCGCCCGAAGGCCAGCAGCTCAAGGCCGACCGAATCTCCTCGCTGCTCAGCTCGCTCTCAAACCTCCGCTTCTCGGACACGGCCGAGCCCAATGACCCGCGCGCCCAAGAAGCGAAGGCCCACCAGCGCACGGTCAAATTGACCACGTTTGATCAGAAAACCGTGACCATCGCGCTGGGTCGCAAGCCCGAGGAAAAGAAGCTGAAGCCCCCGGCGCCAGGTGCAGACGGCAAGAGCGGGCCCGCCGCGCTCGGCTCGGTGAGCGACCTCGCGAAAAAGGAACCCGCGACAGACTCGGCCAAATCCGATGAGGAAAAATCGCCCACCGAGCCGAAACCGCTCGCACCGGAATACGAAACCGTCCCCGCGGGTCCCGTCTTCGTCTCGGTGTCGAACAGCGATTCCACTGCGCCAGTCAACGCGCTGATGGCGAAACGCGCGTTTCAGATTTCCGATTATGTCTTCACCGGGCTCCCGCAAAAGCGCGAGGACTTGTTCGAGCCCGTTCCGCCGCCTGCGGCGACGACTGCTCCTGCAGCCGCGACACCCGACGCCGCGAAACCGCCGGCGCCGTCCTCGCTCCCCGAGCCCACGAAGAAGTAG